The Budorcas taxicolor isolate Tak-1 chromosome 18, Takin1.1, whole genome shotgun sequence genome window below encodes:
- the ERF gene encoding ETS domain-containing transcription factor ERF isoform X1 gives MKTPADTGFAFPDWAYKPESSPGSRQIQLWHFILELLRKEEYQGVIAWQGDYGEFVIKDPDEVARLWGVRKCKPQMNYDKLSRALRYYYNKRILHKTKGKRFTYKFNFNKLVLVNYPFIDVGLAGGAVPQSAPPVPTGGSHFRFPPSTPSEVLSPTEDPRSPPACSSSSSSLFSAVVARRLGRGSVSDCSDGTSELEEPLGEDPRARPPGPPELGAFRGPPLARLPHDPGVFRVYPRPRGGPEPLSPFPVSPLAGPGSLLPPQLSPALPMTPTHLAYTPSPTLSPMYPGGGGGPSGSGGGSHFSFSPEDMKRYLQAHTQSVYNYHLSPRAFLHYPGLVVPQPQRPDKCPLPPMAPETPPVPSSASSSSSSSPFKFKLQPPPLGRRQRAAGEKAPAGADKGGGLALGGAGGLAEGAGVLAPPPPPPPPQIKVEPISEGESEEVEVTDISDEDEEDGEVFKTPRVPPAPPKPDPGEVPGVAQCMPLKLRFKRRWSEDCRLEGGGGPAGGLEDEGEDKKVRGEGPGEAGGPLTPRRVSSDLQHATAQLSLEHRDS, from the exons ATGAAGACCCCGGCGGAcacag GCTTTGCCTTCCCGGACTGGGCCTACAAGCCGGAGTCGTCCCCCGGCTCCAGGCAGATCCAGCTGTGGCACTTTATCCTGGAGCTGTTGCGGAAGGAGGAATACCAGGGCGTCATCGCCTGGCAGGGGGACTACGGGGAGTTCGTCATCAAGGACCCCGACGAGGTGGCTCGGCTCTGGGGGGTCCGCAAGTGCAAGCCCCAGATGAACTATGACAAGCTGAGCCGGGCTCTGCG CTATTACTACAACAAACGCATTCTGCACAAGACCAAGGGGAAACGGTTCACCTACAAGTTCAACTTCAACAAACTGGTGCTGGTTAATTACCCTTTCATCGACGTGGGCTTGGCTG GGGGTGCGGTGCCCCAGAGTGCCCCGCCAGTGCCGACAGGCGGCAGCCACTTCCGCTTTCCTCCGTCGACGCCCTCCGAGGTGCTGTCTCCCACCGAGGACCCCCGCTCACCGCCGGCCtgctcttcatcatcatcatccctCTTCTCGGCCGTGGTAGCCCGGCGCCTGGGCCGGGGCTCGGTCAGTGACTGTAGTGATGGCACGTCAGAGCTCGAAGAGCCCCTGGGAGAGGACCCCCGGGCCCGACCGCCTGGCCCCCCGGAGCTGGGTGCTTTTCGTGGGCCCCCGCTGGCCCGCCTGCCCCATGACCCTGGTGTCTTCCGTGTCTACCCCCGGCCCCGGGGTGGCCCTGAGCCCCTCAGCCCTTTCCCCGTGTCGCCTCTAGCCGGGCCTGGCTCCCTGCTGCCCCCGCAGCTCTCCCCGGCTCTGCCCATGACCCCGACCCACCTGGCCTACACCCCATCCCCCACGCTGAGCCCCATGTACCCCGGTGGTGGCGGGGGCCCCAGCGGCTCGGGGGGAGGCTCCCACTTCTCCTTCAGCCCCGAGGACATGAAACGGTACCTGCAGGCCCACACCCAAAGCGTCTACAACTACCACCTCAGCCCCCGCGCCTTCCTGCACTACCCCGGGCTAGTGGTGCCACAGCCCCAGCGCCCCGACAAGTGCCCGCTGCCGCCCATGGCCCCCGAGACCCCACCGGTCCCCTCCTCGGCCtcgtcctcctcttcctcctctccattCAAGTTTAAGCTCCAGCCGCCCCCCCTGGGACGCCGGCAGCGGGCTGCTGGGGAGAAGGCCCCTGCGGGCGCTGATAAGGGCGGCGGCCTGGCCCTCGGCGGTGCAGGCGGGCTGGCCGAGGGTGCCGGGGTGCTGGCCCCGCCACCGCCGCCACCGCCACCGCAGATCAAGGTGGAACCGATCTCCGAAGGCGAGTCGGAGGAGGTGGAGGTGACTGACATCAGCGACGAGGACGAAGAAGATGGGGAGGTGTTCAAGACGCCTCGTGTGCCGCCTGCACCCCCAAAGCCCGACCCAGGCGAGGTGCCCGGGGTTGCCCAGTGCATGCCTCTCAAGCTGCGCTTTAAACGCCGCTGGAGTGAAGACTGTCGCCTCGAAGGGGGTGGGGGCCCTGCTGGGGGCCTTGAGGATGAGGGTGAGGACAAGAAGGTGcgtggggaggggcctggggaggctggggggccCCTCACCCCAAGGCGGGTGAGTTCTGACCTCCAGCACGCTACAGCCCAGCTCTCTCTGGAGCATCGAGATTCCTGA
- the ERF gene encoding ETS domain-containing transcription factor ERF isoform X2, whose translation MNYDKLSRALRYYYNKRILHKTKGKRFTYKFNFNKLVLVNYPFIDVGLAGGAVPQSAPPVPTGGSHFRFPPSTPSEVLSPTEDPRSPPACSSSSSSLFSAVVARRLGRGSVSDCSDGTSELEEPLGEDPRARPPGPPELGAFRGPPLARLPHDPGVFRVYPRPRGGPEPLSPFPVSPLAGPGSLLPPQLSPALPMTPTHLAYTPSPTLSPMYPGGGGGPSGSGGGSHFSFSPEDMKRYLQAHTQSVYNYHLSPRAFLHYPGLVVPQPQRPDKCPLPPMAPETPPVPSSASSSSSSSPFKFKLQPPPLGRRQRAAGEKAPAGADKGGGLALGGAGGLAEGAGVLAPPPPPPPPQIKVEPISEGESEEVEVTDISDEDEEDGEVFKTPRVPPAPPKPDPGEVPGVAQCMPLKLRFKRRWSEDCRLEGGGGPAGGLEDEGEDKKVRGEGPGEAGGPLTPRRVSSDLQHATAQLSLEHRDS comes from the exons ATGAACTATGACAAGCTGAGCCGGGCTCTGCG CTATTACTACAACAAACGCATTCTGCACAAGACCAAGGGGAAACGGTTCACCTACAAGTTCAACTTCAACAAACTGGTGCTGGTTAATTACCCTTTCATCGACGTGGGCTTGGCTG GGGGTGCGGTGCCCCAGAGTGCCCCGCCAGTGCCGACAGGCGGCAGCCACTTCCGCTTTCCTCCGTCGACGCCCTCCGAGGTGCTGTCTCCCACCGAGGACCCCCGCTCACCGCCGGCCtgctcttcatcatcatcatccctCTTCTCGGCCGTGGTAGCCCGGCGCCTGGGCCGGGGCTCGGTCAGTGACTGTAGTGATGGCACGTCAGAGCTCGAAGAGCCCCTGGGAGAGGACCCCCGGGCCCGACCGCCTGGCCCCCCGGAGCTGGGTGCTTTTCGTGGGCCCCCGCTGGCCCGCCTGCCCCATGACCCTGGTGTCTTCCGTGTCTACCCCCGGCCCCGGGGTGGCCCTGAGCCCCTCAGCCCTTTCCCCGTGTCGCCTCTAGCCGGGCCTGGCTCCCTGCTGCCCCCGCAGCTCTCCCCGGCTCTGCCCATGACCCCGACCCACCTGGCCTACACCCCATCCCCCACGCTGAGCCCCATGTACCCCGGTGGTGGCGGGGGCCCCAGCGGCTCGGGGGGAGGCTCCCACTTCTCCTTCAGCCCCGAGGACATGAAACGGTACCTGCAGGCCCACACCCAAAGCGTCTACAACTACCACCTCAGCCCCCGCGCCTTCCTGCACTACCCCGGGCTAGTGGTGCCACAGCCCCAGCGCCCCGACAAGTGCCCGCTGCCGCCCATGGCCCCCGAGACCCCACCGGTCCCCTCCTCGGCCtcgtcctcctcttcctcctctccattCAAGTTTAAGCTCCAGCCGCCCCCCCTGGGACGCCGGCAGCGGGCTGCTGGGGAGAAGGCCCCTGCGGGCGCTGATAAGGGCGGCGGCCTGGCCCTCGGCGGTGCAGGCGGGCTGGCCGAGGGTGCCGGGGTGCTGGCCCCGCCACCGCCGCCACCGCCACCGCAGATCAAGGTGGAACCGATCTCCGAAGGCGAGTCGGAGGAGGTGGAGGTGACTGACATCAGCGACGAGGACGAAGAAGATGGGGAGGTGTTCAAGACGCCTCGTGTGCCGCCTGCACCCCCAAAGCCCGACCCAGGCGAGGTGCCCGGGGTTGCCCAGTGCATGCCTCTCAAGCTGCGCTTTAAACGCCGCTGGAGTGAAGACTGTCGCCTCGAAGGGGGTGGGGGCCCTGCTGGGGGCCTTGAGGATGAGGGTGAGGACAAGAAGGTGcgtggggaggggcctggggaggctggggggccCCTCACCCCAAGGCGGGTGAGTTCTGACCTCCAGCACGCTACAGCCCAGCTCTCTCTGGAGCATCGAGATTCCTGA
- the GSK3A gene encoding glycogen synthase kinase-3 alpha, with amino-acid sequence MSGGAPSGGGPGGSGRARTSSFAEPGGGGGGGGGGPGGSASGPGGSGGGKTSVGAMGGGVGASSSGGGPSGSGGGGSGGPGAGTSFPPPGVKLGRDSGKVTTVVATLGQGPERSQEVAYTDIKVIGSGSFGVVYQARLADTRELVAIKKVLQDKRFKNRELQIMRKLDHCNIVRLRYFFYSSGEKKDELYLNLVLEYVPETVYRVARHFTKAKLNIPIIYVKVYMYQLFRSLAYIHSQGVCHRDIKPQNLLVDPDTAVLKLCDFGSAKQLVRGEPNVSYICSRYYRAPELIFGATDYTSSIDVWSAGCVLAELLLGQPIFPGDSGVDQLVEIIKVLGTPSREQIREMNPNYTEFKFPQIKAHPWTKVFKSRTPPEAIALCSSLLEYTPSSRLSPLEACAHSFFDELRCPGTQLPNNRPLPPLFNFSPGELTIQPSLNAILIPPHLRSPAGTASLTPSSQALSEAQTSSDWQSTDTTATLTNSS; translated from the exons ATGAGCGGTGGCGCGCCTTCGGGCGGCGGCCCTGGGGGCTCGGGCCGGGCGCGGACCAGCTCGTTCGCGGAGCCaggcggcggaggcggcggcggcggcggcggcccggggGGTTCGGCCTCTGGCCcaggcggcagcggcggcgggaAGACGTCAGTCGGAGCCATGGGCGGGGGCGTGGGGGCCTCGAGCTCCGGGGGTGGCCCCAGCGGCAGCGGCGGAGGAGGCAGCGGCGGCCCCGGCGCGGGCACCAGCTTCCCGCCGCCCGGAGTGAAGCTGGGCC GTGACAGTGGGAAGGTGACCACAGTGGTAGCCACTCTAGGCCAAGGCCCGGAGCGCTCCCAGGAGGTGGCTTACACAGACATCAAAGTGATTGGCAGTGGCTCATTTGGGGTCGTGTACCAGGCACGGCTGGCAGACACCAGGGAATTGGTGGCCATCAAGAAGGTTCTCCAGGACAAGAGGTTCAAG AACCGAGAGCTGCAGATTATGCGTAAGCTGGACCACTGCAATATCGTGAGGCTGAGATACTTTTTCTACTCCAGTGGGGAGAAG AAAGACGAGCTTTACCTAAACCTGGTGCTGGAATACGTGCCCGAGACAGTGTACCGGGTGGCCCGCCATTTTACCAAGGCCAAGTTGAACATCCCTATCATCTATGTCAAG gtGTACATGTACCAGCTCTTCCGGAGCTTGGCCTACATCCACTCCCAGGGCGTGTGTCACCGCGACATCAAGCCCCAGAACCTGCTGGTGGATCCCGACACTGCTGTCCTCAAGCTCTGCGATTTTGGCAG TGCAAAACAGTTGGTCCGCGGGGAGCCCAATGTCTCCTACATCTGTTCTCGCTACTACCGGGCCCCAGAGCTGATCTTCGGAGCCACCGATTACACCTCATCCATCG ATGTGTGGTCGGCTGGCTGTGTACTGGCTGAGCTCCTCTTGGGCCAGCCCATCTTCCCTGGGGACAGTGGGGTGGACCAGCTGGTGGAGATCATCAAG GTGCTGGGAACACCAAGCCGGGAACAGATTCGCGAGATGAACCCCAACTACACGGAGTTCAAGTTCCCCCAGATTAAAGCTCACCCCTGGACAAAG GTGTTCAAATCGCGGACGCCACCCGAGGCCATCGCGCTCTGCTCCAGCCTGCTGGAGTACACCCCCTCCTCGAGGCTCTCGCCGCTGGAAGCCTGCGCGCACAGCTTCTTCGATGAACTGCGATGTCCTGGAACCCAGCTCCCCAACAACCGCCCGCTCCCCCCCCTCTTCAATTTCAGTCCTGGTG AActcaccatccaaccatctctcaaTGCCATCCTCATCCCTCCTCACTTGAGGTCCCCGGCGGGCACTGCCTCCCTCACCCCATCCTCACAAG CTTTAAGTGAGGCTCAGACCAGCTCGGACTGGCAGTCGACCGATACCACAGCCACCCTCACTAACTCTTCCTGA
- the ZNF526 gene encoding zinc finger protein 526 encodes MAEVVAEVAEVAEMPTPMSPRVMEMSAPILGEKMEMSTELTEMTPGEAVASSLFFQFMCSECGNLYNTLEEVLSHQEQHVPIVTEEETLTTQDTGLEPELVPGTEEGPFQCGECSQLILSPRELLAHQDAHLRESASQIQYQCGDCQELFPSPELWVAHRKAQHLSTAAAKPPVPPPLPPVTPPPPPPAPPEVKMEPYECPECSTLCTTPEEFLEHQGTHFDSLEKEEHNGLEEEEDDEDDNEETEEEEEAAAKVGDDTKGGDKFAAGQAQGSGDGPPHCTSAGTRRRHRRASHGPSSAAHPFYCSQCQRSFSSANRLLAHGRAHVGGTHECTTCSKVFKKAASLEQHLRLHRGEARYLCVDCGRGFGTELTLVAHRRAHTANPLHRCRCGKTFSNMTKFLYHRRTHAGKSGAPPSAAPPTVASAAASLAPAEPTPPPPAPPTPPAQLPCPQCPKSFASASRLSRHRRAVHGPPERRHRCGVCGKGFKKLVHVRNHLRTHTGERPFQCHACGKTFASLANLSRHQLTHTGVRPYQCLDCGKRFTQSSNLQQHRRLHLRPVAFARAPRLPITGLYNKSPYYCGTCGRWFRAMAGLRLHQRVHAQARTLTLQPPRSPPPAPPPPSEPQQTIMCTELGETIAIIETSQPLALADTLQLCQAALGASEASGLLQLDTAFM; translated from the coding sequence ATGGCAGAGGTGGTGGCTGAAGTGGCTGAGGTAGCTGAGATGCCGACACCAATGTCGCCAAGGGTAATGGAGATGTCAGCACCGATATTAGGAGAGAAGATGGAAATGTCAACGGAGCTGACTGAGATGACACCTGGGGAGGCCGttgcctcctccctcttcttccagTTCATGTGCTCTGAATGTGGCAACCTCTACAACACACTAGAAGAAGTCCTCTCACACCAGGAGCAGCATGTGCCCATTGTCACAGAGGAGGAGACACTGACCACCCAGGACACTGGCCTGGAGCCGGAGCTGGTGCCAGGCACTGAGGAAGGGCCTTTCCAGTGCGGCGAGtgcagccagctcatcctctccCCCAGGGAGCTCCTTGCTCACCAAGACGCCCACCTGCGGGAGTCTGCAAGCCAGATCCAGTACCAGTGTGGAGACTGCCAGGAGCTGTTTCCCTCACCTGAGCTGTGGGTGGCTCACCGCAAGGCCCAGCACCTTTCTACTGCAGCAGCTAAACCTCCGGTGCCGCCGCCTCTGCCTCCCGTcacaccaccacctccacccccgGCTCCACCCGAAGTCAAGATGGAGCCCTACGAGTGCCCTGAGTGTTCTACCCTCTGTACCACCCCCGAGGAGTTCTTGGAGCATCAAGGCACCCACTTTGACTCCCTAGAGAAAGAAGAGCACAATGGgctagaggaggaggaagatgatgaagatgacaatgaagagacagaggaagaggaagaggcagcAGCCAAGGTTGGTGACGATACAAAGGGAGGTGACAAGTTTGCAGCTGGCCAGGCCCAGGGCAGTGGGGATGGTCCCCCACACTGTACCTCAGCAGGGACGCGCCGGCGACACCGGCGGGCATCCCACGGCCCATCCTCAGCAGCTCACCCCTTCTACTGCAGCCAGTGCCAGCGCAGCTTCAGCTCTGCAAACCGGCTTCTGGCTCATGGGCGGGCGCATGTGGGTGGCACCCACGAGTGTACGACCTGCTCCAAGGTCTTCAAGAAAGCAGCTTCCCTAGAGCAGCACCTGCGGCTGCATCGTGGCGAAGCCCGCTACCTCTGCGTGGACTGCGGCCGTGGCTTTGGCACGGAGCTCACTTTGGTGGCCCATCGGCGAGCCCATACTGCCAACCCACTGCATCGCTGCCGCTGTGGCAAAACATTCAGCAACATGACCAAGTTTCTCTACCACCGGCGCACTCACGCAGGCAAGAGTGGGGCACCCCCATCAGCAGCACCACCCACGGTAGCATCTGCGGCGGCCTCTCTGGCTCCAGCCGAGCCCACACCTccccccccagcccctcccaccccgccTGCCCAGCTGCCCTGCCCTCAGTGCCCCAAGTCCTTTGCCTCGGCCTCCCGGCTCTCCCGGCACCGGCGCGCCGTCCACGGGCCCCCTGAGCGGCGGCACCGTTGTGGCGTCTGTGGCAAGGGCTTCAAGAAGCTGGTCCACGTGCGCAACCATCTCCGGACGCACACGGGCGAGAGGCCCTTCCAGTGCCACGCCTGTGGCAAGACTTTCGCTTCTCTGGCCAACCTCAGCCGCCACCAGCTGACCCATACAGGCGTGCGTCCCTACCAGTGCCTGGACTGTGGCAAGCGCTTCACACAGAGCTCTAACCTGCAGCAGCACCGGAGACTGCACCTGCGGCCAGTGGCGTTTGCCCGTGCACCTCGCCTTCCCATCACTGGACTCTACAACAAGAGCCCCTACTATTGCGGGACCTGTGGCCGCTGGTTCCGCGCTATGGCGGGCCTGCGACTGCATCAGCGGGTCCATGCCCAGGCACGGACCCTGACACTGCAGCCTCCCCGGTCGCCccctcctgccccgcccccaccctccgAGCCTCAGCAGACGATCATGTGCACCGAGCTTGGGGAGACCATTGCCATCATCGAGACGTCCCAGCCGCTGGCCCTTGCAGACACACTGCAGCTGTGCCAGGCGGCCCTGGGGGCCTCTGAAGCGAGCGGGCTGTTGCAGTTGGACACAGCCTTCATGTGA